The proteins below come from a single Triticum aestivum cultivar Chinese Spring chromosome 5D, IWGSC CS RefSeq v2.1, whole genome shotgun sequence genomic window:
- the LOC123123169 gene encoding 40S ribosomal protein S18, whose translation MSLIAGEEFQHILRVLNTNVDGKQKIMFALTSIKGVGRRFSNIVCKKADIDMNKRAGELSSEEMDRLMAVVHNPRQFKVPDWFLNRKKDYKDGRFSQVVSNAVDMKLRDDLERLKKIRNHRGLRHYWGVRVRGQHTKTTGRRGKTVGVSKKR comes from the exons ATG TCGCTGATCGCGGGTGAGGAGTTCCAGCACATCCTGCGTGTGCTCAACACCAACGTCGACGGTAAGCAGAAGATCATGTTCGCGCTGACCTCCATCAAGGGTGTGGGCCGCCGCTTCTCCAACATCGTCTGCAAGAAGGCCGACATCGACATGAACAAGAG GGCCGGAGAGCTTTCCTCGGAGGAGATGGACCGCCTGATGGCGGTGGTGCACAACCCGCGCCAGTTCAAGGTGCCGGACTGGTTCCTCAACAGGAAGAAGGACTACAAGGACGGCAGGTTCTCCCAGGTCGTGTCCAACGCCGTGGACATGAAGCTCAGGGATGACCTTGAGAGGCTCAAGAAGATCAG GAACCATCGTGGTCTGCGTCACTACTGGGGCGTGCGTGTCCGTGGTCAGCACACCAAGACTACCGGCAGGAGAGGAAAGACTGTTGGTGTCTCCAAGAAGCGATAA